The proteins below come from a single Gossypium raimondii isolate GPD5lz chromosome 2, ASM2569854v1, whole genome shotgun sequence genomic window:
- the LOC105777504 gene encoding uncharacterized protein LOC105777504, with the protein MVMKGWMVVEKGRRIVRTAFFMVAMLTSLLASSLPLLAAIGDIMIPFLLLSSFTCVTCYGLKEHFRRYAFKNSLTDIPLVSILRSIIIICVYSMCDGPALSHGPYLGTVALCSFVSILVLSVKACVFTVNSQIVADASSGYSLARQRLHFKKSWGMPVLFLSSVVFALGHIVVAYRTCCRARRKLLFHRVDPEAVLLCKNVFSSFQKVPRSPTPPIGKTPKSDGETRRKPFGQSGDDGEAPIRLLADVDSLFITLQGLTIHYKLCFPGSPPRALSSTTFLEPEVSSAPQVAPGKLKLDRQTLSVLSKTQYHHLQRSYSNQFHSSSLYAPLLDVSPTSPVISKDVPVFSLDDSVAQVETSNLKSGTLEKDIEANGQFGIILVHGFGGGVFSWRHVMGVLACHVGCPVAAFDRPGWGLTSRPSRKDWEGKQLPNPYKLETQVDLLLSFCSEVGFSSVVLVGHDDGGILALKAAQKVQASMKSYNIMIKAVVLLSVSLSREVVPAFARILLRTSLGKKHLVRPLLRTEITQVVNRRAWYDATKLTTDVLSLYKAPLCVEGWDEALHEIGRLSNETILSPQNATSLLKAVEEMPVLVITGAEDAHISLKSSQAMASKLVNSRLVAISGCGHLPHEECPKALLAAISPFLSRLLLKPELQRR; encoded by the exons atggtgatgaaAGGATGGATGGTGGTGGAAAAAGGGAGGAGGATTGTACGGACGGCGTTTTTCATGGTGGCGATGTTGACGTCGCTTCTGGCATCGTCTCTGCCGTTGCTGGCGGCGATAGGCGACATCATGATCCCTTTCCTTTTACTCTCAAGCTTCACATGCGTCACGTGCTACGGTTTAAAGGAACACTTTCGTCGTTACGCTTTCAAAAACTCCTTAACCGATATACCTCTGGTCTCCATCCTCAGATCTATCATCATCATTT GTGTATATTCGATGTGCGATGGCCCAGCATTATCCCATGGACCTTACTTAGGAACGGTTGCTTTATGTTCATTCGTTTCGATTCTTGTACTATCGGTCAAAGCTTGTGTTTTTACGGTGAATTCGCAAATAGTGGCGGATGCATCGTCGGGTTATTCATTGGCAAGGCAACGGCTTCATTTCAAGAAATCATGGGGAATGCCAGTTTTATTCCTTTCGTCAGTTGTTTTCGCGCTTGGTCACATTGTAGTTGCTTATAGAACATGTTGCAGAGCAAGGAGAAAGCTTTTGTTTCATCGAGTTGATCCTGAAGCA GTTCTTTTGTGCAAAAATGTTTTCTCTAGCTTCCAGAAGGTTCCACGATCTCCCACTCCCCCCATAGGGAAAACTCCAAAAAGTGATGGGGAAACAAGGCGTAAGCCATTTGGGCAATCTGGCGATGATGGGGAGGCTCCTATTAGATTGCTTGCTGACGTTGATAGCTTGTTCATTACATTGCAAGGGCTTACCATTCATTACAAGCTTTGCTTTCCTGGTTCACCCCCTAGGGCTTTGTCATCTACTACCTTTCTAGAACCCGAAGTTAGTAGCGCACCACAAGTTGCACCTGGAAAGCTAAAGCTTGATAGGCAAACATTAAGTGTGTTGTCAAAAACGCAATATCACCATCTTCAGAGGAGTTATAGCAACCAATTTCATAGCTCTTCACTTTATGCTCCACTGTTGGATGTTTCCCCAACATCTCCTGTTATTTCTAAAGATGTTCCTGTTTTCAGCCTTGATGATTCCGTTGCACAGGTTGAGACAAGTAATTTGAAATCTGGAACTCTAGAGAAAGATATAGAGGCGAATGGCCAGTTTGGTATTATTTTAGTCCATGGGTTTGGAGGGGGAGTCTTTTCTTGGAGGCATGTGATGGGGGTGCTTGCTTGCCATGTTGGTTGTCCAGTTGCTGCCTTTGATCGGCCAGGTTGGGGATTGACTTCTAGGCCAAGCAGGAAAGATTGGGAGGGAAAACAGTTGCCCAATCCTTACAAACTTGAAACTCAG GTTGACTTGCTTCTTTCCTTTTGCTCTGAGGTGGGGTTTTCTTCGGTGGTGCTTGTTGGACATGATGATGGAGGCATCCTTGCTTTGAAGGCTGCACAAAAAGTCCAAGCCTCGATGAAATCTTACAAT ATTATGATCAAAGCGGTGGTTTTGCTAAGTGTTAGCTTGTCAAGAGAGGTTGTTCCTGCCTTTGCAAGGATACTCTTGCGCACGTCACTTGGGAAGAAGCACTTAGTTCGTCCGCTTCTGCGAACAGAAATTACACAAGTGGTGAATAGGCGTGCATGGTATGATGCAACCAAGTTAACAACAGATGTTTTGAGCCTCTACAAG GCTCCACTTTGTGTAGAGGGTTGGGATGAAGCACTTCATGAAATAGGCAGGTTGTCAAATGAAACGATCCTTTCACCACAGAATGCGACATCACTGCTAAAGGCTGTTGAAGAGATGCCAGTATTGGTCATTACCGGTGCTGAAGATGCCCATATTTCTCTTAAATCTTCCCAGGCCATGGCTTCGAAACTTGTAAATTCT AGACTGGTTGCAATATCAGGGTGTGGCCATCTTCCACATGAGGAATGCCCCAAGGCTTTACTTGCAGCTATTTCACCTTTCTTAAGCAGATTGCTACTCAAACCAGAATTGCAACGGCGGTAG